Sequence from the Uloborus diversus isolate 005 chromosome 8, Udiv.v.3.1, whole genome shotgun sequence genome:
gtaaattactgcccaatagccagggctaaagcagaaatacataaaatacaccgccaataagcacgaaactgctgtcctcggctggaaatgactgagctggcggtgtatttcatgtaacccAATATATTCATTTGTTGACTACATATTGCTGGCAAGCTGCCATATGTTTGTCTCATACTGATGTCATTGAATGACATTGCCTTTCCTGTTATTAGTCATAACACTTTtgtatgttttaacaaaaaattttctaaatgattagatTGAAATATTCactagaagacaaaaaaaaaatgtatattatagtctttttttttttttttttttttttgtaccaagtATTTAATATTGACTTAAGTGGTATTCAAATGTGggaaaacaagaaattttctttgaataaagTCTGATTCTGTGTAATTTTTCAACTTCACTCAtacataactataaaaaaaaatgactgtatAAGCAATATTGCtaaggttcatttttttttttttttcttgcttcaacaaattttatttttttgattttcaacaCTTTGATAATTTAAAGTTAGGTATAAAATTTAACTTAGGGGGTTTCCTCCACGTTAAGTTTTTCTTACCAAATGtttctaaagactatttttaaGCATAGAAATTTTTCTCACAGCATAAATGAAATTGAGAATTATCAGATTATTGTGTAGTTTgtttaaaaagatatatatttgttaaaagttttgctaatatatgtacatatatagatttttttttaagttagaaaaaaatcaatgctagcaatttttactgataaattatgtAGTATTTGtaatataataaatttatttaataatgctGATAATAAAAGCCAgtttttaaagtatgtttttgttttgatctgcattgaaaaagaaaacttttattttgtgatGACAATCCCATCTATTCAGACCCCGCATAACAAAACTtctgtataaaaataaataatcaatgcaTGTAGAGCTTCAGGTCTTAAAATACAAGGATAGATCTAATATAAACCAGAATTTAACTCAAGCGCTGTTGTTAGTAACAAATCTGGGGTGGCATTTTGCCAATATGTTGGTGGGGATGTCTGAAGAAGGTTTCTTGTGTTTGCACACACTTTGGAGATCTGTCCTGCTTCAGTACGCCCATGAATGAGCAAGAAGTGCACAGGTCTGTTGTGCAATGcatcattattaaatttcttgCCAAAGATAGAACCAAACCCTCTGAAATTTTGAGACAGCTTCATGCACAGTTTGTGGAAGAAACACTTTGCACACTCGTTGTATGAGtaggataaaaaatatttagcagtAAGAGAAGCTGTCGAAAGGGAAAATGATGGAAGGAGACCACGGATAAGAATCACTATGGACAACATTGCTAACATTATTGACGAAGAACAACTAATGCAGGCTATTAGTGTCGTCTTTTAGATGAAGCAGAAGCTGCATATCGCAGCACACAAGGACACCAAGTGATACTAATATCATTTTTCCCTATGAAAATGCAAGACCCCATACCGcaactttaaagttaaaaaactttagaAATATCATCGGACACCTCTGAAATCCCTCGGTATAGTCCAGATTCATCACCTTGTGACTGCCATTTGTTCGAAACACTCACAAAAGACCTAAGAGGACAAAAATTTGATAATGATGCAATTGTATAGAGGAGTTTGTGCGCAATTCGCTCTTCATATGTCCGCCTTCTTTCTATCACCTTGGGATCAAGGATTGGCAATTTGATAGAAAACACCAGAGGTGCACCAGAGGAATGAGACTATGTAAAAAAAGGAtggcttatgttttttttttttttttgattgatacaaaatatttttttaaagaaattctggtTTATAATTGATATACACTCAAAGAtgcacaaaaattcaaacaatgcTAGTCTTTGAATTATAAATTACTCATATCTCTCTTctgagaaaataaaaaggaataaattttagcttcattaaTAAGGATGCaaagtgaaggttttttttttttttttttcaagtaataggACACATACCttacaagttgaaaaaaaatcatatggccCAACCTCACAATTGTTGGCCTTAGTCTTCAGATTCATTTAGTTCAAAACCAATCGAAAACAAGAGAAACCAATGTTGCTAAAATCAAGCATTGTCGAAACTAGTTTTCTTCATAAAGCATTATTGTTTGTTGCTTGTTTatgaaatacttaatttttatagTTTCAGGGGTAATTGTCCAGTATTTCCAACTTTGAGAATACTGGAACTCAGGTATTTTCTGGTaaacttcattttctaaaatcatCATCAAATATGAAATTGTGAATTAATCTGTTTTATTTTCACTATAATGTATTTAAGGCGATAGGTGGGAAttccggaattttttttgcattaatactGTAAATCCTGTAGTTTTTGTGAATTACAAAAGaaagattgaaattgaaaatggTAATATCATAAGTAGAATTGTACCTTGGAACCAGATGAATGCTAATGCAAAATTGATAGCTTTCATTTATTAAGAcaaattttaatatgtattttaaggattagtttttctgtaagtttttaaaaatacgagggatgttttaaaagtaagtaccattttgaaataaaaaagaacgagtacagatagagcaaagaaatttattgcacaaaaatctaccacccttactctattttttgacattgctctcatgattttccaagcatttgtcctagagtggtacaggtttttgtatacctatttgtagaaagttgccgcctgtgtagtcaaccatggggtaacatgttctctgagctcatctTTGATGTTGTGCTATCGACTGCTAAGAAAAGACTTCAGATgccaaaataaatgaaagtttctGCGAGCGAGGTTGGGGCAGTTCGAAGAAagttcaaaaacgtcccagtcaaagccctgtaagagtcctcatggttgactacacaggcggcaacttctacgaataggtatacaaaaacttgTACCGTGCAGTgataaatgcttggaaaatcacaggagcaatgttgaaaaattgtgtaagggtggtagatttttgtgcaatgaatttctttgctctatctgtacttgttctttatatttcaaaacaatacaaaacaatacTTACTTTGAAAACAGCCcttgtaatttgaaaattaaaatttaaacactgatttatacagttattttttaaatgtattcacAGCATTATTTAGTCCATTATAGAGGAAAACtttaattgcaatgaaaaatagaattactaaaagaaattttttttataaaatagcaGCCAATAATAAcctcttaaaaacaaaatttgacaaCAGCTTTAATGCTGGTTGCTATCTTAATTGCCTAATCTTTTTCCATAAAGTGTCCAAATTTTTGGTGCAACAAACATCCAATTCCTTTGCTTTAACAGTCATTAGGTTCTCTAAATTCTATTGAAATTAATGCCAAAGTAAAAAGATTCTTGACAGCTACAaagttcaataatttttcaatgcatGAAAAGCAGGAGACATTTCTCTGGTGGCAGGAGGCCAGAGATTGAACACTAAAGTAGGAGAGTTGGCATGCGTACATTTTCTTCTTAAGAGCGGCATCAATTGCTGTCAACCAGTTGATACCTTTGAATCTTTATTTGCACaaaaattcggggggggggggggtgcagagtAAAATCTATTTTGTATGCATATAAATAACACCTAGATAAATTTATTTCTAAGTAATCAAgtcattacaaaatttaaataattcagaAATGAACATCAAACTCTGGTATCATTATCGCTAAAGTAGAAACAATTTAGTCATCAAACATTGATGAATtgctaattttatgaaaaattgttaGATCATcaattaaactgcaaaaaaaaaaaaaactgattttaaaaaataagagaaatttctaaaacaagcactataaaattgtaaaaggtgaacaatgaacataaaaatgcaaaaaaaaaaattagtaaaagttGGCAGCCATGCTAATGTGGTCTGAATTTTATTTGGGTGAAAGTGATAAAACTTTTTGGAGTTTGGCCACCTTAGACTATTTTCAACTTTAGAGAGGTGATCAAAGAACAAACAGTTTTAAAGATAtagctaaatttttatttcatgtgaTATTCCAGCACATATAAAATtctaatttacaaatttaaaatttcgacaACAATATCCTTTGGTACATCATAACAGTTCTTAAATAATTTCACGTTTATGCACAACACATACATGAGatcacagtatacaacaattgAGATTTATAATGCCACTTTTATCTTGGTACATCGTCGAGTCGAGTGCCTCCTGCACGTGCTGGAGATATTTTCTGTCCTGTTCCATGGAAGCAAGTATCTGTTCTTCTCTGGCAGGAACTTCTATATCTTCAGCACATTTGATGCTGCATGCCCAATGCTGAAAAGGCACGCAGTGATTTCCCAAGTAAGGATTCTTGAAAGTATAGACTTTATAGCCTGAAAAAAAAcatcatcctcatataaataattataatagctaatgatcgagtTACCTGTGAATTTCAACAATGACcacggcatgaaaatttgataatatgttttggtaatgtttaacatgcagggaaaggctttattgtgacaatgctgaacttgaacttaactgttttactggtaagaaagTCATTTTAGggaaatgaagaatcaaaaaagtggatgaaaattaacgctatcctctggagtttagggttaatccactggagttagggttaaaatgtcaactatcaaaatattaccaaacaggcaattgcttcgttcaaatgttgaagagtaaaagcaattttcaccagtcataccTTGATGAACGACTTTCTAGTTTagcaataaaagttaaaatattttctttgtgttAGAAGTCCtagacagggccggatttggaagtgtgtaggcccctaatcagggttcgaaaagatcatcatacttttgaaaaaatctgatacgttgatatatatctgaatattttgatatatatgtatatatccgatattttcgacccgtgaaagttaggatattttataaaagttttgttgtggaggccccagggcagtagccccgcctgccttCCCTTAAATCCGGCAATGGTCCTAGATGATGGTTTCTAAGGAAATGCTCAACTCTGAGCTACCTCCAAGAAACAGCAGAATCGATGTACTCATATCCGAACAGACCCATAACTATAGtaagggcaaacctaacctggcagcattgcgaAGACTACGCACATCCTAATCACAGAATTACGAcactgtcaggttaggtttgccccaactatagaccAGGGATTTTATATGAGGGGCAAGACAAGAAAGACTCTTAGCTCTTAAATCTGTTAActatttttatctttataatCAAtgtggaaaaaagttatttttaaaggcaTTGTAATACTgtttctttgtttaaaataaCTGAATGGCAGAGCTTTAACATATATACAGCAATGCTGCAAAAACAAGGACAttatgtacatttttatttagtataatacatttttgtttcaatagtTTAACACacgaatttaatttttcatttaaagaattgtcaagaaaaaaacttttttacacatCTAATTAGTGTACGCAAGACATCTTTCTACTGACAAAACCAATATACTAGTAACAGAGAGATGTTGCTCTCTAATGTATtagagaaaaatgcatttttccgaTTGGAAATTAAAAGGAAACAAATACAATATGGGTAAAGAAAAATTCCAGAACGGGCATTGCCCGACCTGACCCCTCTGGCTATGGCCCTGCATCCAAAAGTTAAGTAGGGATTGGTTAATACATCATTCACTTTACCCAgtgcttaatttttattgaaagaagtgcaggagcccttTGATCTTTGAAactcatttttatgcataaatagtCAGAATTCCTCCAATTCAGATTGGCTTCTAGAAGTTAACATGTTTCTTTCTGTGCTTCACTGTTGGAAGTGAGTAAAATGTGAAACAATTCACACCAACTAAAAAGGACAGCAAAGCCTTGCTTGAAATGgcagaaattctgttttttttttttttttttttgttccagagCATGTACATGTCAATGTAGATCAGTGGTACCCAACCTATGGGCTATATGTGACCTGCAAAGCAGACCCGTGTGGCACATTGTTCCACTCAATGTCGCGAATCAATAAACCACTTTCTGGAACTTCTCATGGCAACTGCAAAACTGTCTTAGACAGTTCAGCACTTCTCTACttatctttttctttcctttattttgGTTTACTAGATACATTAGGCAATAAGTCAAAATACTACAAATTTCTAGCCAAATATTCAGACATTGGTTTATGCCAACAGATGCAAACTTTTCTAAGTAATTGAGACAGCAATTTTCGGTTTCTAATTCTCTGCCATTTTCATGCTatccaaaaaaaaacttgacactttATATGCATTCTAACCCGTGAGATTCATCTGTATATGAGGAGCAGCCATGGGTAAAAAAGGTTCGGAATTACAGATCTAGATACAATgcatattctccccccccccccccccaaaccaaagttatttaaaaaaaaaaaaatatgctaaatgtTTTAGTGAGAAATAACATAACATTTTTGCATCAGTAAATTAAGTGTGCTAAAAACAAGGAATTGTATAAACCCATTTTACTAATGACTGAATTATGTACTACTTTtcacaaaacagtatattaatttgGAAAAGGTAAAAGTACTAATAACAATTATAATTctaaggaaataatttttaacataaaaattcttAATACCTGATTTTGACTTGAGATTTGCAGAACAGCACTTATAACACaagttaaaattaaagtaaatgccacataaataatcaacaagTACAGGAGGAACCATGGAACCAGCAAAAAAGTTTATCTTGTTGGCAATAATTGCTGTTGCTGACAACATCTTCAGTGTCTGTAATTCTCTCGTGCATGGTGAGCAACCAGGAATTGGAAGAATTCTTTCATTGACATCTGTATGATACCACATAAATGTTGCTTTGAAGTAATTGTGGTTGCCATGACGATGAACTTTGCTTAAATTAGGCATAACTAACAGAAATCCAGGTAAAGCATCGAGCCAATTATTGTCAAGCATTAATATCCTTAGTGATGAGCAAAATGATAAACTGTATGGTAAAGCTGAATTTTGAAGTTTGTTGTTTGTCAGAGCCAAATATTCAAGCTTTTGCAGTTTTCCAATATCAGGGGGCAGCTGCTCCAAGAAGTTACACTTCAGAGATAAAACCCTCAGGTTAGGACACCTAAAGAGCTTCAAAAACAAACATAAAGGATTTTAGTACAAAATCAACAACATATGAACAGATTTATGAAGTGAAATAATAACACAAACCATCATACCATGATTGAAATCATATAAATAATATgcttatctatttttttaattaaaaaactatacattatttttgaatcatagttttattttgtgtatcaaaaatgttgattttttattatttaaatttagtcCAGAAATAATACATGATGCATGTAAACCATTAGATTTGAAATAGCTGCACTTTAAAAGATAACATTAATATCAAgttgaataaagtttcaaaagaaaGAGTTATTTTTCTATGGCTTGTAGCTACAAATAAAACTTCTTCAGAGAACTATGGAATGACAACAAATCATCGATATCACTTTACTAGATTCAGTGCTGAAACATCATAATTATTGCTCTCGCAATAAACTCTCAATAACCTCCTAAGCTCTGGAatttgctttttactttcttctagtATTAggttcgtgcaaattttcgaattttgacggatttgaacgttttgaggtgtgccaaGTCCATTTTTgggaaatgtctgtctgtgtgtgtgccacgtatgtgtgtgaccagttttttgtggccgttctacagcaaaaactacagcatgaaatcgaacgaaatttggtacacatatatgcccctatgtgaacttgtgcccattggtttttggcccGAATTCCtaaaagggggtggagcaatgggacgttttttgagttatgtgtgcctgctattccccaagaagtaactggcggaatcaaacaaaatttggtccatacgttACCTTTAACAagtgcaggtgctgattcaattttggtgtcaatagctcaaaggggggggttgagctatggaatgttttttgtcgtcaattgtgactgcttatctcaagaaataatgaacggaatcaaacaaaaatttattgagaagtagcccttagagggtataagaaatgattttattttgacTTCAACAGCTGAAAGGGGGGTGGCACAAtcgaattatcttttttttttccattgtgagtgatatacctcaagaagtaatgctatgttctgcataaaatttggaataaatgtgaatccatatgttaACAGGTGTTGGTTCAATTTTGTCGCCAATcactccatggggggggggggggggaatagactgtcgtctgcgtatttcgcgtgattttaattgttcgaaaatgaccagaaaattgtGATGATCTAAACTTGTGAACTtatgtttgctaacaaataaatgtttgtaattattttaagcaaggctttaaaaataattttcaattttcattctttgctttgcttttgagataaatcgggaattgtgatggtcgtcaagttatggcgtgtgtaattttgtttttgttatgaatattgcttcctcgttaagcatggggtgggatcagaattataagaaagatatagaagaaagtttcgtgattgcCACAACATATTAGTTTGTTTCTCTCTAGGAATTTTAAATATGCTACATATGCATTCTACCCAGAACCATGTGCCATCTCCGTTCTTACATAGTTGTGAGCTATTTGATAAATCTTGAGCTATGTGGTTCAACATGATTTAGTAATATTCAGCTGCCACATATACTTTTGTCAAGTCAAAAGAAAACATGTCAAAGCAGTAGCAGAAATAGTAGCTTGTAAGATCAAAACTTTCAGATCATTTTTATTTGATCATTTGCTATGTATTATcacattattttgttttaaatatctcTGCCTTTTAACATAAAAAGAGAACATTAATAAATTACCTATAGTTCaagaaaaaattatgcacaaaaaaaaaaatgcagctctATGCAGAAATTTATAAATAATCTGATAATTGAAAAGGGGAAGGGTGAATGCCATCAAAAATTCAGTGCTGTTTCTGATCCGAAATTtccgacatttttgaaaattttgagttgttgtttccaaaaattttggtctggaaacattctaaaactgaaaagttattatacagtaaaaccccttctaacggacacccctcttatgcaagcaatttttaatttcccccgattccaaggcaaataacattattaaactccTGTCTTGTGCACACCCCTCTATTGAAGACAAAAAAATTCGTCCCGTTGATGtggttttactgtacataaaaaaaaacttttgaaatggtTTTCCTTTTCAGTGATTTTTGTAtgcaaatttgaagttttaacggggagaaggggggggggcgagctttcgaaaatttcacactgttgTCAGAACACTTTACTGGCGTCCACTTGCACCCCTTCAAACATCTCATATTACACGTACTTGTTACCCTAGTATAAGTTTTTCAGCAGTCAGTAGCACAGATTAAAAACCCAATAATAGTCTGTAAGGTAAACCAGcatattaaaataatcaattaatcaacattttaaagcacaaaaattgcaaaattgcattaaattaatcgtaaaattctaaatttaaaaattataagcaAAACCTAGACTAAAAAAACCTCAAAATGAAATGGAAAACTGAGGCACAGCTAGGCGCCAGGATTAAGTACTTTTGACCCCTCAGCCCACTGAGGATTccggaattgattttttttccaattgaggAAATAGAAGATTCCCTTGCTACTTTGCAATGGGTGTTTGCAGTGTTGCATTATTTCTGCTACTGGGCTCGTTACTTAGGAAAGCAATATGCTACATGCGTTAAAAGTCTGTTATATAATAGGGATATTCcttacatattttaaacaaaaaattattaatttctaatataatACAGTAGTGCCTCTGAATAGCGGACAGCCCTGTGACTGGAAGTTTTGTCCATTATTGGGAGGTGTCCACTATTAGGGAATATTACTTTTAAGATTTTGCTTTTATAAACGTATAGCAattcaaaaaacctttaaatattaataaaaatagtacTATTATCATATCGCTCAACagttttaacataattttgtattatttactATTATCTCACTTTCAGAGTTCAGCTAGTTATTATTTTATCTTGAATAACATCAAGATGATGCACACTACGTAggaactaatataaaaaaaactaaaacattaatTCAAAAGATTTTgccatcttttttcttttaataattgaaaatacaTTTCTCCATGCAGAAATGTTGAAATTCTTGCATGCATCTCTCTGTCTCATAATCTCCTATCCTCAAAAATCCACCTCTCACTGTGCATATGTTCtgaaaaattgctaaatttttaatgcaatgatgtttgaaaaattgctaaatttttcAGGAATCATTCCATTCACAGACATTTCATGCTCATCATCAATAGTTTAACTGTGCTTCTAGAAATAAAACTATGAATATTCACTTATATGATCATCATTTGCCTAATTTCTTCTCTGACACtgactcaaaaagaaaattttgtcaaagccttaaaatacaaaaaaaaaaaaaaaaaatgttcagataaCTGTCCATTATTTGAAGTGTTTGCTGTTTTAAGTGAATTACATGGAAATGGACGACCTATATTGCGGGACTAGGATTCACAAAGATATCCATTATTTGGGAGTGTCCGTTAAAGGGGTTTTCCCTTTGCTAATTGGAGGagattaaaaataagtttatagcagatatattttcatagaaaataagaatttttaccTTTCTTAAACTTCACAGAAGAGGCTCTAGTTATTTAAAAGCCTAAGAGTTGAGCTCTTAATAATAGTCATCAAacctttaattttcattttaaagtaaagaaaaggatagagggaaaaaataataagaaaatgaaagagtAATCAATTACATAAAGTAACAATGCTGCTAATTATCATAATGCTGAAAAGAGTTTAAGACGGGTAAAAAAATACCTCTTTGGGCCAAGATACAGTTTTCCCCATACTTGAATATGCTATCCAGGTGCATTTCAACAAAGTCATGATAGTGCAAGTATCTGCTAAGAATGCAGtctgaaaataataaagtgaaaTTAATGACTTTCCATTATTTGATATGATTGAACTttatgtgattgaaaaaaaaaaattgaaatgtaaaattaaagaaCAATATATCAAACAACTATTTACCTCACAACAATTAGTACATAAGTGTTCCCCCTAGACATATTTCAGATGGTGCCCTGCCCTCTTTTTGCACTTCTCAATGAGACCTCCTTGTATctttgaagttagaaaaaaactTGATCCCAAAAGCAAGTCTTATTTTCCAAAAAGTATTCATGCAAGCTTAGCTTTGAAACATAATTCCCATGTTTTCCTTGTCCACGGGAATAAAAAGATTCAATACCAgttctttgtattattttaaagctaAACACTGAACAGATTTTATTACTTCAGAAAATTACTATTGAAATACTTTTGCTTTGTAAGTATAGAGTACGAAaagagaatgaataaaaaaagcatttttttctacaacaaaATTCTTTTGGAGAAAGTGCCTTTTAGAACAGACCCAGATCTGCGTATCcacagtgcggggggggggggggggggggggtaggtccTTACTCCTTAAAGGGTCCAACGGCCCGAGAAATTCAAAAAAACTAGCTCTAAAACTTATTACCGTTGCAAATATATGGTACTGGCCTCTGGGGTACAGATTTcgttgcaagggggcccaaaattcATAGATCTGGGCCTACCTTGCTCCTTTTTTTCATGAGAGGGAAACACTacatttagaagtaaaaatattctCTCTTTGCAGAGAACGAGCAAACAGAATTGAAGAAATATTAGACACGGAACCCTTTTCTACCTTGGCATGCAAAGATAATAGATTTGACTcactttagttttcttttttgatattgCTTCATTTAAACTCCTATGTgtgattttttattgttgctaagtataataaatgtaatcattttagttaaatattttatttttagaaatttcaactATGTTctgacttaaataaataaaaaaatagttattactctaatgttgttctaaaaaattttttttttaaaaactaaatattattacatgaaaaaaaagtaacatttggAAAATACATGTTTTTGGATAGTACacttaaaaacgttttttaatttttctgttcttTGATAACTATTTATTATCACACATGCATTTTTTCCTTAAACAATGTATGAATAAGCAAATATTTAAGttgcataaatacaaaaaaaaaaatcatttaataactAAACAAAAAACAACTATACAacgatattttgttttattgagcattttttttttctttttaatttgcaaaaaaatgcttCAGTTACCTGCTCGACTAGGTAGGTAATAAGGGTTCTTCAGAACAGTTTTTCTTAGGAAGGAAGGAAACCGATCTCTGGTCTCAGATATAGTGACAGCTACAAACCACAGCTCAGGAGGAACAGTCTACAAAAGATTAgattaagcattttattaagcagaaataaaaactagggaatgcatatttttaataagTATATTTTAAGTCAGTCAAACAAACATATGaccaaaaatgaaattgctttcctttaaaaaaagtgaaacaagCAGTTTTGCGAAGAAATGTTTTGTGCAAATGTAAAAGGAACAATACAATCTGAAAAGCTAACGTTCAACAAACTATAAATAAACATGTaatttgaaattatgtttcacttACAATATCCTATTGTATATTTAggggaaaatgaaatatttcagtgtttttctttcctttcttctgATAGTTTGATAAACTGTGCACCTTTGAAACATTATTAATACATTGCACAAGGAAAACATACTCCAAGgtttttttgaagac
This genomic interval carries:
- the LOC129227792 gene encoding LOW QUALITY PROTEIN: leucine-rich repeat-containing protein 69-like (The sequence of the model RefSeq protein was modified relative to this genomic sequence to represent the inferred CDS: deleted 1 base in 1 codon) produces the protein MVNIFHCYEFLLLRKLDNDLDFWNKIKGSVLKENDYSFKTVPPELWFVAVTISETRDRFPSFLRKTVLKNPYYLPSRADCILSRYLHYHDFVEMHLDSIFKYGENCILPKELFRCPNLRVLSLKCNFLEQLPPDIGKLQKLEYLALTNNKLQNSALPYSLSFCSSLRILMLDNNWLDALPGFLLVMPNLSKVHRHGNHNYFKATFMWYHTDVNERILPIPGCSPCTRELQTLKMLSATAIIANKINFFAGSMVPPVLVDYLCGIYFNFNLCYKCCSANLKSKSGYKVYTFKNPYLGNHCVPFQHWACSIKCAEDIEVPAREEQILASMEQDRKYLQHVQEALDSTMYQDKSGIINLNCCIL